The DNA region CGAAAAGAACCTGATGGTGCTGGAAGAGGGTGTGATCGAAGGGCGTATCACCTTCGGCAACATCATGAAATACATCAAGATGACCGCCAGCTCCAACTTCGGCAACGTGTTCAGCGTGCTGGTGGCGAGCGCGTTCCTGCCGTTCCTGCCGATGCTGCCGCTGCAGATCCTGGTGCAGAACCTGCTGTACGACCTGTCGCAGCTGTCCATCCCCTTCGACCGCATGGACGAGGAATACCTGCGTGTGCCGCGTAAGTGGGACGCGGGCGATATCGGTCGTTTCATGGTGTGGATCGGCCCGGTCAGCTCGGTGTTCGACATCACGACGTTCTGGCTGATGTGGCATTACTTCGGGGCGAACGATGTCGCTCACCAGTCGCTCTTCCAGTCCGGCTGGTTCATCGAGGGTCTGCTTTCGCAGACGCTGGTCGTGCACATGATCCGCACGCGACGCATTCCGTTCCTGCAGAGCGTCGCATCGGCGCCGGTACTGGCGCTGACCGTCGCGATCATGATCATCGGCATGTTCATTCCGTACACGGCGATCGGTGCGCGCATCGGCATGCAGCCGCTGCCGGGCATCTACTTCGCCTGGCTGGCGCTCACCCTGGCGTCCTACTGTGTGCTGACCCAGGTGATGAAGACGATCTACATCAAGCGCTACGGCCACTGGCTGTAGGGATCGCGTCCCACAGGAAGCGTCGCCCGAACGCTACGATGTGCCCTGGGCGCGGCGGGACAGACCCGCCGCGCCGAACACGGTGTCATGTGTGCTCCTCAACCACGGAGTCACAACGATGCTTCGAAACACCCTCGCTGCCGCTCTTCTCGTCCTGCCGCTGGCGGCTTTCGCCCAGACGCCGCCCGCCGCCGATCGGTACGTCGACATCGTCAACTGGCCGACCGCGGAAGCCAGCCTCGACCGTTTCGCCGGTGTCGAAGCCACGCTCAACGGTGGCTTCGACAAGATCTGCGGCGACACCTTCTGCGAAGGCGAGTTTCACAACCTCCGCCCTATGCAGCTGACCTGTTCGGTCGACGCGACCAAAAGCAGCATGAAGCAGTGCGTGTGGACCTTTGCCGGGACCACCGCTTCGGTGGTCACCAAGTCCGGTGCCGTGCAGGCCGCCGGCAAGCTGTACAAGTGCAAGATCCGTCTGCCGAAGGACATGCTGGTGGAACAGTTCTACGAGGCCATGAAGGCGGATGACGCCCTCAACGCCAAGCTCCCCGGGTCCCGCAATTCCGTCTACGACAGCCTCGTCGGCTGTCTCTGAGCCCATCGGGCTATACCGGTAAGGTTTGATACGACCCGGGCCGCCGGCTCCGCGAAAGCGGCGCCGGCGGCTTCCCGCTGTCGTCGGAGCCAGCCCTGCCGGCGAAAAGCCAACAAGGCGGTGACGCGGCGAACTTCCGTTGTGCCAGTAACGCTTCCCAACCGTTTCATCGCACTCCACGCCCGCCCCACCGCACACACTCTTGGCGACCCATCCCCACACCTGATCTCCTCGTACGTCTCACCACGTACGAGGCCTTGACCATGTCCTTGCACCCCGCATTCAGCGCATTCGCTCTCCTGCTCACGCTCCCCTGCTTCGCCGCCGACGCACCCAAAGCCGAAATCCAGCACGTCGTCGACACCTTCCAGACCGCATTGAAAGCTCACGACGCCAAAAGCGTCTCCTCCCTGTTTCTCAACGACAACATCTCCTGGTACACCTCACTGGGTGATGCGTCCTTCACGAGCGTCAAGGCCAGACACTCCGAGGTAACCACGGCTTACAAAGCCGGCACCCTCAAACAGTTCACCGACTTCATCGGCTCCGGCAAGGTCCAGGTCGAGGAGCGCTTCCACAACGTCCGCATCGATACCGACGGAACGGTCGCCTCCGTCTACTTCGATTTCGACTTCCTCGCCGACGGCAAGATAGCCAACCATGGCGCCGAAACCTGGCAGATGATCCATACGCCGGACGGCTGGAAAATCGCGGCCATGCTCTACTCGTCGAACTTCTGACCGATAGAATCGGATCCGGGCGAACGAGGGCGGCGCATGCGGGAAGACAGGAACGTAACAGTATCGCCGGGCATGGCCTGGATCGCAGGCCTGCCTATCCTCGGCTGCATGCTGGTGATGGGTTTGCCGTCGCTTGCCGATCCGAAGGTCCTCGCGTTTCGCCTCTTCTACACCGCTGCGTACCTGGCATGGATCGTCCCGCTGGGCTGGCTCCAGCGCGTGCTATGGCGACGGGCGGCGAGCGCATGGACGATGGCAGCCTGGTTGCTGCCGATCAGCTACGCGATGTCCGTCGCCAATGCACTCTTCGCCCTCGAATTTCTCGCGAGTCCGGCCATGCGAGCGCGGGTCGGCTGGGCCTGGGTGTTCGGCGGGCTCGACGGCTGCTGGCTGGCGCTGATCGCTTTTTGTGGCATGCAGGCAATGGTGCTGCACCGGGCGGAACTTCGCGCCGAAGGCCTTCGGTTGCGCGAGGCATCGCAAGCGGCCCGTGATGCGGAGTTGCGTGCCTTGCGCTACCAGCTGCAGCCACACTTCCTTTTCAACACGCTGAATGCGATCTCGGCCCTGGTACGCGACGATCGTAAGCGCGATGCCACGCGCATGATCGCCCGCCTGGGCGATTTTCTTCGCGCGACGCTGGAGCAGTCGCCCGGGCACGAAGTGACGGTCGCGGACGAGATCGCCTTTACCTCTACCTACCTGGATATCGAGAAGGCGCGGCTGGGCGACCGGCTGCGCGTGAACATTCACACCGGTCCGGACACGCTCGATGCGCAGGTGCCCTACCTCCTGCTGCAGCCGCTGGTCGAGAACGCCATCCGGCATGGCATCGCACCCCGCCGTGAGGGCGGCCGGATCGACATTCGTGTCGAGCGTGACGGAGGAACACTTCGGGTGTGGGTCGATAACGATCGCTTCGACGGGCCTTCAGCAGGAGGGCAGGGCGTGGGTCTGACGAATGTACGTGCCCGCCTAGATGTGCTCTATCCCGGCAATCACCTGCTGGAAGCTGGCCCTCGCGGCGATCGGTGGCGCACGGCGGTCACCTTGCCCGTGCGCTCTGCCGTCATGCGGACAACCGCATGATTCGCATCGCCGTCGTCGATGACGAGCCCCTCGCTCGCAGGGGCGTGCAGGTCCGCCTTAATGCGGAGCCCGACGTTATCGTCGTCGCCGAGGCGGCGGATGGTCAGGCGCTGGCCGCCATGCGTCGAACCGATGTGGATCTCGCGATCGTCGATGTCCAGATGCCTGGCCTGACCGGTATCGATGCCCTGGCGGCCATACCGCCTCCCGACCGACCGTTGGCGATCCTGTTGACCGCGCACGACAGCTTCGCTCTCCGTGCCTTTGAACTGGGCGCGGTGGATTACCTGCTGAAGCCCATCGATGATGAACGCTTCGCCGAAGCGATTGAACGGGCTCGTCGACAACTCGGCAGGGCGGTGACCACGACAACGAGGCAGGCCGAACGCTTCGCCATTCGTATCGGTGCCCGCATTCACTACGTCGCTGCGGACGAGGTCGAGTGGATCGAGGCCGACGGTGATTACGCGGCGCTGCATGTACGCGGCGAACGGTATCTGCTCCGCGAAACCCTGCATACGCTGTCCAGGCGACTCGACCCGCTGCGCTTTCTCCGGGTGCACCGCTCGGCCATCGTTCGGGTGGATCAGGTCGCCGAACTCCTGCCACGGTCCAACCGCGACGCGGTGGTTCGATTGAAAGATGGTGCGACGCTGCGCGCAAGTCGTACCTATATCGATGCCCTGCTCGCCGCGTTGCACCGCGGGCAATGAGCGCGCCCGCGAATCGCCATAAACGCGCCGTGCATCCGCCCGGACGCGCCCGCACATTGACGTGACACCCAGGGGATCCCACGCATGAACCGCACTCCCGGCCTCGACACGCTGCGCGCGATCGCCATCGCCTGGGTGATGTTGTTTCACAGTTATCTGGTCGGCGGCCTCGGCGATGGCTTCAGCAAGCTGGAATGGTCGGGGTGGATGGGCGTCGACCTGTTCTTCGTGCTGAGCGGCTACCTCATCGGCACGCAGGTGCTGAAGTCCCTGAAGACCACGGGCAAGCTCGATTTCGTCGGCTTCTATCGACGACGCTTCATACGAATACTTCCCGCCTTCTTCGTCGTGCTGGCACTTTATGCGTTATGGCCGGCATGGCGAGAAACGCCGGGTATGCAGCCGTTGTGGCAATTTCCGACGTTTACCTTCAACCTGTTGTTCGACAACGGCGACAACTATGCGTTCTCCCACGTGTGGTCGCTATGCGTGGAAGAACACTTCTATCTCGTCTTTCCCTTGCTGGCCTTCGCGCTGACGCGCAAACCCGCTCTGTGGAAGTTCATCACCGTATGCGTCGCGGTGGTCGCCGGCGGCCTCCTGTTGCGGGCGTGGCTGTGGTCCGATTTGCTGGGACCGGCTCGTGATACGGACATCAGTGCGGGCCTGGTCTATCTCCGTTACCTCTATTACCCCACGTGGTCGCGCCTGGATGGGCTCGTCGCCGGTGTCGCCCTGGCGGCGTGCGGGGTGTATCGCCCGCAGTGGATGGCATGGATCCATGCGCGCGCGGGCTGGGTGCTCGGCGCCGCCACCGTTCTCCTTGGCGTCTGTCTGGTCCTTTTCGACGGTGCACGCCCCCTGTTCTGGCCCTGCGTCATCGGCTACCCCCTGCTGTCGCTGGCGATGGGTGGCTTCGTCGCCGCCTTCAGCGGCCCGACCGTCTTCGCAAGGCTGCGGGTGCCCGGTGCCGGATGGCTGGCCGCCGCTTCATACAGCCTCTATCTCTGCCACAAAGGCGTTTTTCATCTGACGGAGGGGCTGCTCGGTGACGGTCTGGCCGATCATCGCTTTGTCCGTTTCGCCATCTATGCGGCCGCGACTCTGGCTGGCGGTGCGCTGCTTCACTACGGTGTCGAGCGCCCGTTCCTGCGCTGGCGCGACCGCCGCGTTCATGCTTCGGATACACTACCGCCGCCCAAGGTGATTCCCGGTGTCGCAGCCGGGGATTGAAACGGGAATCCGGTGACCCGCGCGACCCACGAGGTCCGCGTCATTCCGGAGCTGCCCCCGCAACGGTAGGCGAGCCAAAGGTCTGCATGAAGCCACTGTGCCCCGAAAGGCATGGGAAGGCGCCGACCGGCAGGGATTCTCCCTGCGCTCGCAAGCCCGGAGACCGGCCTTCGAGGTAACACCGGACAGGCGGAGGGCCATGTCGTGGGTGGCCGGCCGGCCTTCCGCCATCGGCGCTCCCCGCTACCGTCTCCCTGTCTCTCGCCATTCATGCCGCGCGGATGGGCGCGGTAGTGCAGGAGTCACCACGTGTCGCTTCGTATTTCCACCCTCGCGGTCGCCATCGCGATGGCATGCCTCGTTCCCGCCGCGGCCTTCGCCGATGACACCTCCACCGACCTCGACAAGGTCGTGGTCACCGCGAGCCGGACCGAGCAGACCCAGGCGCAGGTGCTGTCCGCCTCCACGGTGATCGACCGTGCCGGGATCGAGCGGCTGCAGCCGCGCTCGCTGGCCGACCTGCTGCGTGCGACGCCCGGTGTGTCCATCGCCAATAACGGCGGCCCGGGCAAGTCGACCTCCGTCTTCATGCGCGGCACCGCGTCCGACCACGTGCTGGTGCTGATCGATGGCGTGAAGGTGGGTTCAGCGACCTCCGGTACGGCGGCCTTCCAGGATATTCCGGTCGACCAGATCGAGCGCATCGAAATCGTCCGTGGCCCGTTCTCCAGTCTCTATGGCTCGGACGCGCTGGGCGGCGTCATCCAGATCTTCACCCGTCGTCCGGAAGGCAGCTTCGTGCCGAACTTCTCCGTCGGCGGCGGCAGCTACGACACCTTGCGCGGCTCGGCCGGCTTCAGCGGACGCGGCTCGAACGGCTGGTACGCGGTGGAAGCGAACCACGACCAGACCGACGGCATCAACGCATGCCGCGGCCGCCCCAGCCCGGGCGGCGGCGGTTGCTACACCTACGAGCCGGACAAGGACGGTTACCGCAACAATGCGCTGTCGCTGAAGGGCGGATGGCGCTTCGACGAGCAGTGGGACGCCGACGTCAATGCCATGCGCACCGAAGGCGCCAACCATTACGACGGCACCAGCAGCAACTTCGCCGACTCGTCGACGCAGGTCGTTGGCGGCCGTCTGCGCTATACACCGTCGAAGGACGTGAAGTTCACCCTCAACCTCGGTCGCAGCGGTGACTTCTCGACCGACTACGAGAACGGCGTCTACGCCGATACGTTCAACACGCATCGCGACGTCGCCTCGGTGCAGGCGGACCTCGGTCACGTCGGTGGGGACGCAGGCCAGACCACGCTCGGTTACGACTGGCAGCGCGATCGCGTCGTCGGCAGTACCGACTACTTCGTCGATGCGCGTCGCAACCACGCGATTTTCGGCCAGTGGTTGCAGGCATTCGGCGACAGCTCGATCCAGGCCAGTCTGCGCCGTGACGAGAACAGCCAGTTCGGCGGCAAGACCACCGGCAGCCTGCAGTACGGCTACATGCTGACGAAGGACCTGCGTGTCACCGGCAGCTACGGCACCGCGTTCAAGGCACCGACGTTCAACGACCTGTACTACCCCGACTACGGCAATCCGGACCTCCGCCCGGAAACTTCCCGCAACTGGGAGCTGGGGCTGCGCGGTACGCCCACGTGGGGTAACTGGTCGATCAATGCCTTCCAGAATCACATCGACAACCTGATCGTCTTCGACTCGAGCCTGACCGGTCCGCTGTTCCCGTTTGGTGGCGCGAACAATATCGACCGCGCACGGATCCGTGGCGTGGAGCTGGCAGCCGACACCACCGTCGCCGACTGGCACCTCTCGTGTAACGCGACGTGGCTGCAGCCGGAAGACGATAGCGACGACGACAGCAAGGGCAACCTGTTGCCACGACGTGCCCGCCGTACCGCGAATATCGACGTCGACCGCTCGTTCGGCGCGCTGAGCGTCGGTGCCAGTGTGTTCGCCTCGGGCTATCGCTATGACGACTCGACCAACCTGCACCGGCTGGGTGGCTACGCGCTGACCGATCTGCGCATCGCGTACGCCTTCGCGCCGGCGTGGTCGGTGGAGCTGGCCGGCAAGAATGTCTTCGATCGCCACTACGAGACTGCGCGTTACTTCAATCAGCTGGGTCGCAACTACATGCTCACGTTCCGTTACCAGCCCCGCTCGTAATCCGTCCCCCCGTACGAGGTACGCCCCGATGAAACCCCTGTTACGTCCGTTGTTTGTCGCCATGTCGGCATGGTTCGCGCTGATCATGATCGCCACGCGTTTTCATCACTTCGGCGATGTACTGCATCTTCCCGACGCGTCGATGGCGTTGTTCTTCCTCGGGGGTATCTACCTGCGAAAGCACCTGGCCTTCGTCGCCTTCGTCGTCCTGGCCGTGCTGATCGACTGGGTTTCGATCAGCTACGCGGGCGTGAGCGACTTCTGCATCACGGTGGCCTATTCGTTCATGCCGCTGGCGTACGCCGTGCTCTGGTACGGCGGCCGCCTGGTGGCACCGCGTTTCGACGGTTCACTGGCATCGCATGCGATGGTGTTCGCGGCATTGCTGGTCTGCGCCACGGTCTCGTACGCCATATCCAATGGTGCGTTCTACTGGCTGGGCGGCCGTTACACCGATACCAACATGACCCAGTACGTGCAGCGCTTCATGCAATGGGCGCCGCTTTTCGTGCGTGCCGCCGCGGCGTATGTGCTGGTGGCTCAGGTGGTCCAGGCGGCGGTCTGGCGCTTCGCACCGCGGGCACGGGACGCCCGTACCACTCACGCATGAGCGGCGACACCACGCCATGGCGTGAAATGGACGAGGAGGCTCGTCATCGCGACCGCATGCGCCGGAAGAAGGAGCTGATCGACCGACGTATCGCGAAAGCGACCATCGATCGCGGCGTGCTCGTGGTCAACACCGGCAACGGCAAGGGAAAGAGCTCGTCCGGATTCGGTATGCTGGCGCGGTCGCTCGGCCATGGCTTTCGTTGTGGCGTCGTCCAGTTCATCAAGGGCAGTTTTTTCACCGGCGAGGAGGCATTCTTCCGCATGTACGAAGACGGTCCGCTCGATTACCACGTGATGGGCGAAGGCTATACGTGGGAGACACAGGACAAGGCGCGCGACATCGCGGCCGCCATGGCCGCGTGGGATGTCGCCGAGCGCATGCTCGCCGACCCGGCATACGATTTCATCCTGCTCGACGAGCTGAACATCGCGCTGGTGAAGCAATACATCCCGCTCGATCGCGTGCTCGACGCCTGCCGGGCGCGACCCGAACGACAGCA from Luteibacter mycovicinus includes:
- a CDS encoding nuclear transport factor 2 family protein, encoding MSLHPAFSAFALLLTLPCFAADAPKAEIQHVVDTFQTALKAHDAKSVSSLFLNDNISWYTSLGDASFTSVKARHSEVTTAYKAGTLKQFTDFIGSGKVQVEERFHNVRIDTDGTVASVYFDFDFLADGKIANHGAETWQMIHTPDGWKIAAMLYSSNF
- a CDS encoding sensor histidine kinase, which translates into the protein MAWIAGLPILGCMLVMGLPSLADPKVLAFRLFYTAAYLAWIVPLGWLQRVLWRRAASAWTMAAWLLPISYAMSVANALFALEFLASPAMRARVGWAWVFGGLDGCWLALIAFCGMQAMVLHRAELRAEGLRLREASQAARDAELRALRYQLQPHFLFNTLNAISALVRDDRKRDATRMIARLGDFLRATLEQSPGHEVTVADEIAFTSTYLDIEKARLGDRLRVNIHTGPDTLDAQVPYLLLQPLVENAIRHGIAPRREGGRIDIRVERDGGTLRVWVDNDRFDGPSAGGQGVGLTNVRARLDVLYPGNHLLEAGPRGDRWRTAVTLPVRSAVMRTTA
- a CDS encoding LytR/AlgR family response regulator transcription factor translates to MIRIAVVDDEPLARRGVQVRLNAEPDVIVVAEAADGQALAAMRRTDVDLAIVDVQMPGLTGIDALAAIPPPDRPLAILLTAHDSFALRAFELGAVDYLLKPIDDERFAEAIERARRQLGRAVTTTTRQAERFAIRIGARIHYVAADEVEWIEADGDYAALHVRGERYLLRETLHTLSRRLDPLRFLRVHRSAIVRVDQVAELLPRSNRDAVVRLKDGATLRASRTYIDALLAALHRGQ
- the btuB gene encoding TonB-dependent vitamin B12 receptor; translated protein: MSLRISTLAVAIAMACLVPAAAFADDTSTDLDKVVVTASRTEQTQAQVLSASTVIDRAGIERLQPRSLADLLRATPGVSIANNGGPGKSTSVFMRGTASDHVLVLIDGVKVGSATSGTAAFQDIPVDQIERIEIVRGPFSSLYGSDALGGVIQIFTRRPEGSFVPNFSVGGGSYDTLRGSAGFSGRGSNGWYAVEANHDQTDGINACRGRPSPGGGGCYTYEPDKDGYRNNALSLKGGWRFDEQWDADVNAMRTEGANHYDGTSSNFADSSTQVVGGRLRYTPSKDVKFTLNLGRSGDFSTDYENGVYADTFNTHRDVASVQADLGHVGGDAGQTTLGYDWQRDRVVGSTDYFVDARRNHAIFGQWLQAFGDSSIQASLRRDENSQFGGKTTGSLQYGYMLTKDLRVTGSYGTAFKAPTFNDLYYPDYGNPDLRPETSRNWELGLRGTPTWGNWSINAFQNHIDNLIVFDSSLTGPLFPFGGANNIDRARIRGVELAADTTVADWHLSCNATWLQPEDDSDDDSKGNLLPRRARRTANIDVDRSFGALSVGASVFASGYRYDDSTNLHRLGGYALTDLRIAYAFAPAWSVELAGKNVFDRHYETARYFNQLGRNYMLTFRYQPRS
- the cobO gene encoding cob(I)yrinic acid a,c-diamide adenosyltransferase; its protein translation is MDEEARHRDRMRRKKELIDRRIAKATIDRGVLVVNTGNGKGKSSSGFGMLARSLGHGFRCGVVQFIKGSFFTGEEAFFRMYEDGPLDYHVMGEGYTWETQDKARDIAAAMAAWDVAERMLADPAYDFILLDELNIALVKQYIPLDRVLDACRARPERQHVVITGRGAPDALVELADTVTEMRVVKHAYQAGIRAQKGVEL